From the Glutamicibacter halophytocola genome, the window GAATGATCTCGTGGATTTGCAGCGGGTCGGTTCCGGGAAACTGGCAGAACGCGGTGGCATGCACGTCGTTGCGCTCTGGCTCATGGGGCTGCTCAGGCATCGTTGTGCGAGTCGGAAATATTCTGGTGGTGGCGGATCACTTCGGAAATCACGAAATTCAGGAACTTCTCGGCGAATTCTGGATCGAGGTGCGCCTCGTGCGCCAGAGCCCGCAGGCGCTCGATCTGCGCCTTTTCGCGGTTGGGATCGCTCGGTGGAAGCTTGTGCTGGGCTTTGAGGTGTCCTACCCGCTGGGTCGCTTTGAAGCGCTCGGCCAACAGGTAGACCAATTGTGCATCGAAATTGTCGATGCTGCCGCGGATGGCGTATAGCTCCTGAAGCACTTCATTCTGGACCTCACCGTGCAACGAGCTGGCGTGCGGGTCGAATGACTCATTCAGTGCAGTGTTTTTCGGCTCGTTCATGGTGTTAAGCTTACGGGTTCACCTGCCAAATCTCCCACAAAGTGACATGCCCCCGCGGCGCGGGTCGCGCAGCGGGGGCATGCCAGCCGGTGGTCGAATCAGGGTTGGGCCTGGTTCAGTTCTTCGATCAGTTTTCGGCGCTGGGCCTGCTCGCGCGGGTCCGGGACCGGCAGCGAGGCGATCAGCCGCTGGGTGTAGCTGTGCTGCGGGTTCGCCAGGACCTTGGACCCCAGTCCCTCTTCGATCAGGCTTCCCCGGTAGAGCACGCCCACCCAGGTGGCCAGCTGGTCAACCACTGCCAAATCGTGGGAAACGAAGAGCGCGGCGAAACCGAGCTCGTTCTGCAATTCCCGGAACAGCTCAAGCACCTTGGCCTGCACCGACACGTCCAGGGCGCTGGTCGGCTCGTCGGCAATCAGCAGTTTCGGATCCAGCGCCAGCGCACGGGCCAGGGAAGCGCGCTGGCGCTGGCCGCCGGAAAGCTCGTGCGGGTAGCGCTGGGCAAATCCTGCCGGCAGCTGGACAGCCTCCAGCAGCTGCGCGACCTTGGCCCGGCTTTGCGCCGGGTTGAGGTCGCGATGCACGGCCAGCGGCTCCGCAACGCATTCGCCCACGGTCAGGTGCGGGTTGAAGCTTGCCGCCGGGTCCTGGAAGACAAAACCGATCTGCTCGCGCAAGGGCTTGAAACTGCGCTCCTTGAATTGCGCCATCTCGTAGCCCAGGACCTTGAGGGATCCCGAGGTGATGCGGTTCAACCCTGCGATGCTGCGCCCAATGGTGGTCTTGCCCGATCCCGACTCGCCCACCAGGCCGTAGACCTCGCCGGCATGGATTTTCAGGTCGACGTCCTTGACCGCGGTGAACCCCGGGGCGCCCAGGCGCCCGGGGAAATGCACCCCCAGCCCGGTGGCTTCCACCAGGACCTGCGCATCCTCATGGGGGCGCTGGGCCAGATGCTCGGAGGCGCTGTCCCGTCCGAGGTGCGGCACGGCGGCCAGCAGGGACTTGGTGTAGTCCTCCTGGGGCCGCTCGAACAGTTCCAGTGCCGGCGCCTGCTCGACGATCTGCCCCTGGTTCATCACGACCACGCGATCGGCGATATCGGCAACCACGCCCATATTGTGGGTGATGATCACGATCGCGGTGCCCAGTTCCCCGCGCAGCTCACGCAGCAGCGAGAGGATTTCCGCCTGCACGGTCACGTCCAGGGCGGTGGTCGGCTCGTCGGCAACGATGAGCTTCGGCTTCAGGGCCAGGGCCGCGGCGATCACCACGCGCTGCTTCTGCCCGCCGGAGAATTGGTGCGGATAGTAGTTCACCCGTTGCTCCGGGTCGGGAATGCCGACCTGGCGCATGGCTTCAATGGCTCGGGCCTTGGCTTCCTTCTTGGAGACCTTGTTGTGGGTGCGAATCCCTTCCATGATCTGCCAGCCCACGGTGAACACCGGGTTCAGCGCGGTGGAAGGCTCCTGGAACACCATGGCCACATCGCGGCCGCGCACGGCGCGCAATTGGGAGCCGTGCAGGGTGAGCATGTTCTTGCCGTTGAGGTAGACCCCGCCATGGGCGGCACCGTTTTCCGCGAGAATGCCCAGTGCGGTGCGGGCCGTGACCGACTTGCCCGAGCCTGATTCGCCGACAATCGCCAGGATCTCTCCGGCCTTGACTTCGAGGTCCACTCCCCGCACCGCTGGCACTGCCCCGGCGTCGGTGACAAAGTCGATATTCAGCCCTTCAATGCGAAGGACATCGGCCCCCGCGTCCTGAGCGCGACGGGTATCGGTTGAACTCTGCTTCACTGGGCTGCTCCTGCCTGTGCGGACTGCGTGATTCGCTTGGCTTTCTTCCGGCTGAAGCGCCGCAGCCGTGGATCATTCAGGTCATTCATGGACTCCCCGACCAGGGTCAGGCCCATGACGGTCAGCACGATGGCCAAGCCCGGGAACAGGCCCGTCCACCAGATGCCGCTGGTGGCATCAGACATCGCGCGGTTCAGGTCATAGCCCCATTCGGAGGCCGCGGTTGGTTCGATGCCAAAGCCCAGGAAGCCCAGGCCCGCCAAGGTCAGCAGCGCCTCGGTGGCGTTCAGGGTGAAGATCAGCGGGAGGGTGCGAGTGGAATTGCGCAACAGGTGGGTGAACATCACTCGCCACGGGCTGGCACCGATCACCTGTGCCGACTCGACAAACGGTTCGGCCTTCAGGCGCATCACTTCGGCGCGGACCACTCGGAAATATTGCGGTATGAACACCACGGTGATGGAAATGGCCGCGGCCATGATGCCGCCGAAGAGCGAGGACTGCCCCTGCGAGATCACGATGGACATGACGATGGCCAGCAACAGCGAGGGGAAAGCGTAGATCGCGTCGGCGAGGACAACCATGATCCGGTCGAACCAGCCGCCGAGGTAGCCGGAGACCAAGCCCAGCAGCACGCCGACGAACAGGGACATGATCACGGCGGCCACGATGACCCAGATGGCGGTTTGCGCGCCATACAGGGTGCGGGTGAACACGTCATAGCCCGTGGAGGTGGTACCCCAGATGAACTTCCCATCAGGTGCGGCCTGCCGCGGGAAATCCCCGGAGGCATCCGAGGACTGGGCGAAGTCGAAGGGCGCGATCAGCGGCGCCAGGAGCGCGCACAGGAGGAATAGCGCCGAGAGCACGAGGCCGGCAATCAGCATGCCGCGCTGCAGCCCGGAGGACATCCGCAGGTGCGAAATCACCGGGAGTTGTTTCAGCCGGGAACCGGCGGAGGTTGGCAAGGTGGGCGTAGCCATGTTTAGTACCTGACTCTCGGGTCGATCAATGCTGCCAGCACGTCAACGATGAAGTTGGTGACGGCAACGATTATGGCCAGCAGCACCACGATGCCCTGTACTGCGACAAAGTCTCGGGCCGTGAGGTATTCGGCGAGCTTGAAGCCCAGGCCGGACCATTCGAAGGTGGTTTCGGTCAGCACGGCCCCGCCGAGCAGCATGGCGATTTGCAGGCCCATGACGGTGATGATGGGAATCAGCGCCGGACGGTAGGCGTGCTTGGTGGTCAGGCGGAATTCGCTCACGCCGCGCGAACGTCCCGCTTCGACATATTCGCGTCCCAGGGTTCCTATGGCGTTGGTGCGCACCAGGCGCAGGAACACGCCGCCGGTGAGCAGGCCAAGAGCCAGCGCGGGAAGCAGCGCATGCTCGGCGACATTCCAAAAGGCTCCCATGTTGCCGCTGCGAAGCGCATCGAGCCAGTAGATGCCCGAGGGGCTCTGCAGGCCGGTGAGCTCCAGTTCGGTCTGCCAGTCGGCACGGCCGCTGATCGGAAGCCAGCCCAGCCACACGCCGAACACGAGCTTGAGGATCAGACCTGCGAAGAATACTGGGGTGGCATAGCCCAGGATGGCCAGGATGCGCAGGATGGCGTCCGGGTAGCGGTCGCGGAATTTCGCGGCGACCAGGCCTAGCGGGATGCCCACCAGCAGGGCAACGATCACCGAGTTGATGGCCAGTTCCAAGGTGGCGGCACCATAGGTGGTCAGCACCTCGGTCACCGCACGGTTGTCGCTGAGGGTCCGGCCCAGATCGCCGCTGAAGACCTGCCCCAGGTATTCGAAGTACTGGATCAGGATTGGCCGGTCATATCCGGCTTCGTGGATTCGCGCGGCGAGCTGGTCGGGGGTCAGCCGTCCGCCCATGGCTGCGGTGATCGGATCTCCGGTCACTCGCATCAGGAAGAACACCACTGTGATGAGGATGAAGACAGTGGGAATGATCAGCAAAAATCGCGTGATCAAGTAGCGCAGGAACCCGCCGCCTTGATTCTTGGCCTTGGGTGCTGCTATCGGGCTGGTTTCTTGGCCCGGTGGTGACGTGGTGGTCATCGTCAGTCCTTATAGTTCAGGATGCTTGGCATGTGCCGCCGCAAGGTCCTGCGATGGCACATGCCAAGGGGATCCAGCATGCGCGTGGTGTACGGCGCACGCCGGATCCCCTTCGATTTGATGTTTGCAGGCAGGCTGATTACTTGCTCAGTACGCCCAGGCGGAACTTGAATGATGCATCCAAGGTCTTGTCGACGTCCTTGACGTCCTTGCCTGCGACGGCTACCTGTGAACCCTGCAGCAGCGGCAGCGTGGAGAGATCCTCAGCTACCATGGTCTGCAGTTTCCCGATCGCCGCGGTTCGCTCGCCAGCGTCGGTCATGCCGCGCTGGTCAGCGATCAGCTTGTCGACCTCTGGATTGTCGTAGTTGTTCGACAGGAAGTTGTCCTTGGCGAAGAACGGCGAGAGGTAGTTGTCGGCATCCGAGTAGTCCGGGAACCAGCCCAGCTGGTAGGCCGGGTAGTCGGTGACGCGCTGCTTCTGGTAGGTCACCCATTCGGTGGACTTCAGATCGACGTCGAACAGGCCATCGGCCTCCAGCTGCTTTTCAACCAGTGCGTACTCGTCACCGGAATTCGGACCGTAGTGGTCCGGGTTGTACTGCAGGGCCAGCTTGACCGGAGTGTCCACACCTGCATCTTCCAGCACCTTCTTGGCTTTGGCGGCATCTGGCTTGCCGTCGGTCCCGTACAGGTCCTTGAGCGGTTCGGCTGCCCCGGTGAAGCCCTGCGGAACATAGGAGTATGCCGGGGTGTAGGTGTCCTTGTAGACGTTCTTCGCGATTGCTTCGCGGTCAACCAGATGGGCCGCTGCCTGGCGGACAGCCAGGGACTTTGCCTCATCGGCATCGGCAGTCTTGGCGCCGTATGGCATGGTGTCGAAGTTGAAGACGATGTAGCGCAATTCACCACCTGGCCCCTTGTGCACGGCCAGGTTCTCGTCCTTGCCAAGATCCTCGATATCAGTTGGCGTCAGCGAACGCCAGGCGACATCGATCTTGCCTTCCTGGACCTCAAGCTTGAGGTTGTTGGCATCCGCGTAGTACTTGATCGCGGCCTTGCTGTTGGCCGGCTTTCCAAGCACGCCCGCGTAGGAGTCGTTGGCGCTGAACGAGATCAGGTTGTTCTTGCTGTAGGAATCAATGACGTACTGTCCGCCAAAGGCCTTGCCTTCAACGATCTTCTGGTCTTCCAGGAGCTTGTCCGCCGGGAAGACTTCGTCATCGACGATCGGGCCAACTGGCGAGGTGAGCACCTGCGGGAAGGTCTGGTCATTGCCGACCTTCAGCTTGAAGACGACGGTAGTGGCGTCCGGCGCTTCGATGGATTCCACGTTGCCGAGCAGCGATGATGGTCCGTTCGGGTCGGCGATCTTCAGCTGGCGGTCAAAGGTGAACTTCACGTCCTTGGAGTCGAGGTCGTGTCCGTTGGCCCACTTCAAACCGCTCTTGAGCTTCACGGTGTATTCGGTAGGCGTAGTGAATTCCGCCGATTCTGCCAAGCTCATCGAAGGCTCGGGGCTGCCCGGCTCGGAGTTCAGCAAGAACGGGAAAATCTGGTTCATGACCATGAATGAGCCGTTGTCGTAGGAACCGGCCGGGTCAAGGGAGGTCACTTTGTCGGTGGTGCCCAAGGTGATGGGGGCGCTGGATTCGCCCGAGCCACCGGAGTTACTGTCTTCTGAGGCTGAGGTGCAACCAGTCAGAGCCAGGGCAGAAATACCCACAACGGCTGCTGCGAGTCGCAGTCCGTTCTTTGTGCGAGTCATGAATCATCCTTTTCTAGATACACGCATGTGTGGTGATGATTAACACATGTTTCACATATCCTATGTGATGCGCGGCACTATTGACGAACGATCATCGGGAATATCGGCAAAAAGTGTGCCCTCGGTCGTACCTCGTTGTGCTTGGGACCACGGGGATTTTCGGCGATGCCGGCACCGCCGAAAAATTCTTACCGCGCGTATTCCCCGGTGGCATAAGCTAGATGACAATGATGACTCGTAGAGACGCGGCAATCGCGTTAGATATCCCTGTAGAGATGGCCAAGCGCCATGGCGTACCTTCGCGCATGTCTGAAGCAGAATTCCGGGAGTTGAACACCAACCCGCCTGCGTGGCTGGTCCAGTCAAGGGCCAACCGAACTGGCAAACGCCCGGTATGGGTTCACCTGGTATGCGAAGTCTGCGGGTTCAGCGAATATGAGCGCCCGAAGAAGTGGTGGCCGACCTTCGACTTTGTGCATTGCCACAGCCACTCCCCTGCCCAGCTTCCAAAGCTGGAAGCCGGCAAGACTCGCGTTGAGTACCAAGACATTTCAGCACATATGTTTGGCATCGTTGACGAGGACTAGCCAAGAGCAAGATTCATGCCTTCGATAATGAAAAGGGCATAAAAATGCCTCCGGGAGCAGATGCCAACGCATCCGGTCCCGGAGGTATTTTGCTGTATTAGCGGACCTTTTCGGAGTCCCAAGCGCTCGAACGAGCCGAATCGATGGTGGCCTGTCCAAGCACTCGGCTGCCCTGGTAAACCACCATGGTCTGGCCGGGCGCTACTCCGCGCATGCCTTCCGGCAAGTTGACGACCAGTTCGTCGTGCCCTTCTTCAGAACGCTCCATGTGCGCCACGGCTTCTACGGGATCGCCATGGGCACGGACCTGGACCATGCAGCTGAACTTCTCGCCGGTGAATACCTCGGCGATAGGCAAGCCGGCCCATGAGATGCGGATTCCGCGTAGCTGGTCTACGGCCAGCAGAGCCTCCGGTCCGACGATCACCTTGTTTTCCTTCGGGCGGATTTCCAGCACAAAGCGCGGCTTTCCGTCGGAAGCCGGGCGGCCCAGGCGCAATCCCTTGCGCTGGCCCACGGTGAAGGCCTGGGCGCCTTCGTGCTCGCCAAGTGGATTGCCCTCATGGTCTACGATCTCGCCCGGCTTCATTTCGATGCGCTCTGCGAGCCACCCTCGGGTGTCGCCGTCCGGGATGAAGCAGATGTCGTAGCTATCAGGCTTATTGGCTACGGTCAGGCCACGGGCGGCGGCTTCGGCGCGGACTTCGGCTTTGGATGGGGTTTCGGCCAGCGGGAACATGCAATG encodes:
- a CDS encoding ABC transporter permease encodes the protein MTTTSPPGQETSPIAAPKAKNQGGGFLRYLITRFLLIIPTVFILITVVFFLMRVTGDPITAAMGGRLTPDQLAARIHEAGYDRPILIQYFEYLGQVFSGDLGRTLSDNRAVTEVLTTYGAATLELAINSVIVALLVGIPLGLVAAKFRDRYPDAILRILAILGYATPVFFAGLILKLVFGVWLGWLPISGRADWQTELELTGLQSPSGIYWLDALRSGNMGAFWNVAEHALLPALALGLLTGGVFLRLVRTNAIGTLGREYVEAGRSRGVSEFRLTTKHAYRPALIPIITVMGLQIAMLLGGAVLTETTFEWSGLGFKLAEYLTARDFVAVQGIVVLLAIIVAVTNFIVDVLAALIDPRVRY
- a CDS encoding dipeptide ABC transporter ATP-binding protein, with translation MKQSSTDTRRAQDAGADVLRIEGLNIDFVTDAGAVPAVRGVDLEVKAGEILAIVGESGSGKSVTARTALGILAENGAAHGGVYLNGKNMLTLHGSQLRAVRGRDVAMVFQEPSTALNPVFTVGWQIMEGIRTHNKVSKKEAKARAIEAMRQVGIPDPEQRVNYYPHQFSGGQKQRVVIAAALALKPKLIVADEPTTALDVTVQAEILSLLRELRGELGTAIVIITHNMGVVADIADRVVVMNQGQIVEQAPALELFERPQEDYTKSLLAAVPHLGRDSASEHLAQRPHEDAQVLVEATGLGVHFPGRLGAPGFTAVKDVDLKIHAGEVYGLVGESGSGKTTIGRSIAGLNRITSGSLKVLGYEMAQFKERSFKPLREQIGFVFQDPAASFNPHLTVGECVAEPLAVHRDLNPAQSRAKVAQLLEAVQLPAGFAQRYPHELSGGQRQRASLARALALDPKLLIADEPTSALDVSVQAKVLELFRELQNELGFAALFVSHDLAVVDQLATWVGVLYRGSLIEEGLGSKVLANPQHSYTQRLIASLPVPDPREQAQRRKLIEELNQAQP
- the mnmA gene encoding tRNA 2-thiouridine(34) synthase MnmA yields the protein MKVLAAMSGGVDSAVAAARAVEAGHDVVGVHLALSRMPGTLRTGSRGCCTVEDSNDAWRACDKLGIPFYVWDFSDRFAEDVVQDFVDEYEAGRTPNPCMRCNEKIKFAALLEKALALGFDAVCTGHYAKVLRDEDGAPQLHRAADWAKDQSYVLGVLTHEQLEHCMFPLAETPSKAEVRAEAAARGLTVANKPDSYDICFIPDGDTRGWLAERIEMKPGEIVDHEGNPLGEHEGAQAFTVGQRKGLRLGRPASDGKPRFVLEIRPKENKVIVGPEALLAVDQLRGIRISWAGLPIAEVFTGEKFSCMVQVRAHGDPVEAVAHMERSEEGHDELVVNLPEGMRGVAPGQTMVVYQGSRVLGQATIDSARSSAWDSEKVR
- a CDS encoding chorismate mutase — translated: MNEPKNTALNESFDPHASSLHGEVQNEVLQELYAIRGSIDNFDAQLVYLLAERFKATQRVGHLKAQHKLPPSDPNREKAQIERLRALAHEAHLDPEFAEKFLNFVISEVIRHHQNISDSHNDA
- a CDS encoding ABC transporter substrate-binding protein, which encodes MTRTKNGLRLAAAVVGISALALTGCTSASEDSNSGGSGESSAPITLGTTDKVTSLDPAGSYDNGSFMVMNQIFPFLLNSEPGSPEPSMSLAESAEFTTPTEYTVKLKSGLKWANGHDLDSKDVKFTFDRQLKIADPNGPSSLLGNVESIEAPDATTVVFKLKVGNDQTFPQVLTSPVGPIVDDEVFPADKLLEDQKIVEGKAFGGQYVIDSYSKNNLISFSANDSYAGVLGKPANSKAAIKYYADANNLKLEVQEGKIDVAWRSLTPTDIEDLGKDENLAVHKGPGGELRYIVFNFDTMPYGAKTADADEAKSLAVRQAAAHLVDREAIAKNVYKDTYTPAYSYVPQGFTGAAEPLKDLYGTDGKPDAAKAKKVLEDAGVDTPVKLALQYNPDHYGPNSGDEYALVEKQLEADGLFDVDLKSTEWVTYQKQRVTDYPAYQLGWFPDYSDADNYLSPFFAKDNFLSNNYDNPEVDKLIADQRGMTDAGERTAAIGKLQTMVAEDLSTLPLLQGSQVAVAGKDVKDVDKTLDASFKFRLGVLSK
- a CDS encoding ABC transporter permease, which encodes MATPTLPTSAGSRLKQLPVISHLRMSSGLQRGMLIAGLVLSALFLLCALLAPLIAPFDFAQSSDASGDFPRQAAPDGKFIWGTTSTGYDVFTRTLYGAQTAIWVIVAAVIMSLFVGVLLGLVSGYLGGWFDRIMVVLADAIYAFPSLLLAIVMSIVISQGQSSLFGGIMAAAISITVVFIPQYFRVVRAEVMRLKAEPFVESAQVIGASPWRVMFTHLLRNSTRTLPLIFTLNATEALLTLAGLGFLGFGIEPTAASEWGYDLNRAMSDATSGIWWTGLFPGLAIVLTVMGLTLVGESMNDLNDPRLRRFSRKKAKRITQSAQAGAAQ